The window AATGTACTTAGTGAGAGCATATACTGCTGCGGGGCCGTTGGTGGCACCGCCACGCTCAACAGAAGAACCGACAGGGGAACAACCTTCTACGCGGATGCCCCATTCGTCAACAGGCAGACCGTTGGGAATGCCTGCGTCACCGGCGCCGGCCATGGAGAGCCATGCATCGGTAAAACGCCAGCCGAGTGAAGGATCTTTTTTACCGTAATCCATGTGGCCGTAAACGCGCTCTCCGTCGATCTCTTTAACTTTTTCAGAGAAGAATTCGGCGATATCGGCGTAAGCGGACCAGTTTACAGGTACACCGAGGTCGTATCCGTAAATATCTTTGAACTTTTTCTGCAGATCAGGACGCTTGAACCAGTCGTAGCGGAACCAGTAGAGGTTCGCGAACTGCTGATCAGGAATCTGGTAAAGTTTGCCATCAGGACCGGTGGTGAATGATATGCCGATGAAGTCATCGAGATCAAGTCCCGGGTTTGTTACGTCCTTGCCTTCACCTTCCATCCAGTCGGTGAGTGGCACAACCTGCTGGTAGCGGAAGTGGGTACCGATCAGGTCGGAGTCGTTAATGAAGGCATCGTAAATGTTTTTGCCTGACTGCATCTGGGTCTGCAGTTTCTCAATAACATCACCCTCACCGATCAGGTCATGGGTTACCTTGATACCGGTGATCTCGGTAAATGCCTTGGCCAGAGTTTTAGATTCGTACTCATGGGTGGTGATAGTTTCGGAAACAACGTTAATTTCCATACCCTTGAATGGTTCAGCTGCCTTGATGAACCATTCCATCTCACTCATCTGCTCTTCTTGCGAAAGAGTAGATGGCTGGAATTCACCCTCGACCCACTTTTTAGCCGAATCCATGTCGGCTGAAGCGGGCCCTGCCATGAGAGCCAATACCGCTGCTGCTGTCGCAAGCTTTTTGATCATTTCTTTTCTCCTCAGTTGTTTTGCGAGTAAGCTGCCGTGTCTATTCGAAACGGCAGAACAAAAACAGCTATCTCCAACCTGCAGCCAGCGTGCTTAATTACGACGGTTGCAGGATTGAAAGTGATTACAACTCAAAGCGATACAGCAAAAAATTAGACAAAGGTAAAGACAAACAGCGCAAAAACTACTGCGATTGCCAATGCCCACCATAGGCTCAGGCTGGTAAACGCCAGCCAGAGTATGTTGATGTAAGCTGATCCAAGCAGCGAAATGAAAAGCCTGTCGCCGCGGGTAGTTTCAAAGCGCAAAAGCCCTTTGCGCGGTGCTCCGCCGGGCACGAGCAATTCCCAGACGGTGAGCGTGACCAGAAAGCACGCTATAATGATAAAGAATATTGCCGTGGGTTTGGTCCAGGCCATCCAGCTAAGATCCATGGCGATGCCTCCTTCTTAAACTCGTCCAAGAGCAAAGCCCTTGGCAATGTGGTTGCGGACAAACCAGATAACCAGCGCACCGGGTACGATGGTTAGAACACCAGCCGCTGCCAGTACTCCCCAGTCGAGACCTGAGGCGGAAACTGTTCTGGTCATGATGGCCGAAATTGGCTTGGCGTTTACCGAGGTGAGAGTTCGTGCCAGGAGCAGCTCAACCCAGGAAAACATGAAGCAGAAGAAGGCGGTGACACCGATGCCGGAGGCAATATTCGGGATGAATATCTTGACGAAAAAGCGGGGCCAGGAATAGCCGTCGATAAAGGCTGTTTCATCGACTTCCTTGGGCACGCCTGACATGAAACCTTCGAGAATCCAGACAGCGAGCGGCAGGTTGAACAGACAGTGGGCCAACGCTACTGCAAGATGGGTATCGAAGAGGCCTACGGACGAATAGAGCTGGAAGAACGGCAGCGCGAAAACGGCGGGCGGTGCCATTCTGTTGGTCAGCAACCAGAAAAAAAGGTGCTTGTCACCCACGAAACTGTAGCGGGAGAAGGCGTAGGCGGCAGGCAACGCGAAACTGACCGAGATGACCACGTTGATGGAAACGTAGATCATGGAATTGATATAGCCGGAGTACCAGCTGGGATCGTTGAAAATGACCCGGTAGTTGTCAAGGGTGAGGTCTTTGGGCCAGAGACTGAACACTGAAAGAATTTCGGTATTGGTCTTCAGGCTCATGTTTATAAGCCAGTAAATCGGCAGCAGTAAAAAAATGATATATACAGTTGGAACTATCCATTTTAAGCGTCTTTTACGCATCTTATGCACCTCCCTTGCTCTCTTCGCCGATATTGCTCATCACTGTGTAGAAAACCCATGAGAGAAGCAGGATAACGAGGAAGTAAATAAGTGACATCGCCGCGGCCGGACCGAGGTCGAACTGACCGATAGCCATCTTCACCAGATCGATGGAGAGGAAGGTGGTCGAGTTACCGGGTCCTCCGCCTGTGATGACAAAGGGTTCGGTGTAGATCATAAACGAGTCCATGAAGCGCAGCAGCACCGCGATCAGCAAGACACGCTGCATTTTAGGGAGCTGGATGTAGCGGAAGACGGACCAGCGTGAGGCGCTATCGATCTTCGCTGCCTGGTAGTAGGCGTCAGGAATGGAGCAGAGGCCTGCGTAACAGAGCAGTACCACCAGGCTGGTCCAGTGCCAGACATCCATTACTATTACAGTGATCCATGCAGCAAGCGGGTCCTGGGTGTAGTTATAGTCGATACCGAGAGCGGCAAGGGTGTGACCGAGCAGACCGATATCAACACGACCGAAAATCTGCCAGATGGTGCCTACTACGTTCCAGGGAATGAGCAGCGGCAGGGCCATGGTGACCAGGCAGACCGGCACTCCCCAGCCTTTCTTGGGCATGGCGAGGGCAATACAGATGCCGAGCGGAATCTCGATCGCCAGAATGATGCCGGAAAAGAGCAGCTGGCGCATAAAGGAAGAATGGAAACGATCGGAGTGAATTATTTCCTTGAACCAGTCGAGACCGACCCAGAAGAATTGGTTATTGCCGAAAGTATCCTGCACCGAATAGTTGACCACTGTCATCAGCGGTATGATGGCACTGAAAGCTACCAGCAGGAAAACCGGCAGAACCATAAACCATGCCTTTTGATTTACCTGTTTCTCAATCACTGCACTTCTCCTGTCACACGATGTTCATCAACGTAAATGTTGATATTTTCAGGGTTGATGATGAGCGAGGCTGTATCAGCAGTCATGGCGGCAAGTTCGGGCATGACCACGTTCATTTCGCTTTCGCCCAGTGCCACTCTGACGATCTTGTGGCGTCCGATATCATCCACTTTCAGAATTTTCACCGGCAAGCCCTCCTGGTCTGGTGGCACGATGGTGAGATGTTCCGGCCTGACACCCAGTTTGACATTGGCTGAGGCAGGTGTGGCATAGGATGAACCGAGTTGAATCTGATGGCCGTTGATACGGGCTTTGTCGCCTTCGAGTTTGCACTCCAGCAGGTTCATGCCGGGGGAGCCGATAAAGTAGCCGACAAAGGTGTGTTCCGGGCGCTCAAACAGATCCTTGGGAGTACCCACCTGAACGATTTCACCTTCGTACATCACCACAACTTCGTCGGCAAAGGTCAGGGCCTCGGTCTGGTCGTGGGTGACGTAGATCATGGTAAAGCCGAACTGTTTGTGCAGGTGCTTGAGCTGGGAACGGAGTTCCCACTTGAGCTGTGGGTCGATAACAGTCAGCGGCTCATCGAACAGGATGGCATTGACGCTCTGACGGATGAGGCCCCGGCCGAGGGAAATCTTCTGCTTGGCATCTGCGGTAAGATGTTGTGCCTTGGTATAGAGGCTCTCCTCCAGCCCAAGCATTCGGGCCAGTTCGATAACCCGCGGTTTGATCTCTTTTTTAGTACGACCCCGGTTTTTTAAGGGGAATGCCAGGTTCTCATACACCGTCATGGTGTCGTAGATTACCGGGAACTGGAAAATCTGGGCGATATTACGCTGTTCAGTGGGGAGCGAGGTGACATCCGCATCGTTGAACAGGATCTGGCCGCGGGTTGGTTTTAACAGCCCGGAAATAATATTTAAAAGGGTGGTCTTGCCGCAACCTGAAGGGCCGAGTAGGGCGTATGCACCGCCGTCACGCCAGGTGAGGTCCAGCCGTTTGAGCGCGAAATCATCCGGGTTGTCGGATTCTCCGGTGTAGGAGTGTGCAATCTCCTTTAAGGTGATATGTGCCATGGTGATCTCCTCTATGCCATTGCAATTGACTCTGGGGTTACAACGAGGCGATCACTGCTGTCGAAGACATAAAACCTTGCTGGATCAAGATAGACCTCGATATTGGTGTCGATGTCGATGTTGTGGATACCCTGGGCAAGAACTACCCAGCGCAGGCCAGCCAAATCAACATGAACAAAGCTCTCTGAACCGGTAATTTCAGTTACAGCGACCCGGGTTTGAACAGCGATATCATTTTCAGACTGTCTTTGCAGGGTGACATGGTTCGGTCGGAAAGCGACGGTGTAATTGCCGTTACCTAAATTGGCCAGCTCACTGCCGCAGGAATCAAGTGATACCTTGATATGCCCGTTGAACTTCAGGTCATCATTACTTTTGACCATTGGCAGCAGGTTCAGGGGTGGATCTGAGAAAATTTGGGCTGTTATGAGGTTGTCAGGCCGTTTGAAGACCTTGAGAGTTTCTCCAAACTGGGTTACCCGGCCCTCATGGAGGGGAGCGCTGTTGCCACCGAGTAGCAGCGCCTCGCTGGGCTCTGTGGTGGCGTAGACGAAAATCGCTCCGGTGGCGGCAAAGATTCGTGGAAACTCCTCGCGCAGTTCTTCCCTGAGTTTGTAGTCAAGGTTGGCCAGCGGTTCATCGAGCAGTACCAGGTCGGCACCTTTTACCAATGCCCTGGCAAGAGCTGTGCGCTGCTGCTGGCCGCCGGAGAGTTCCTGGGGAGTTCTCTGCAGCATTTCTGTCAGCTTGAGCAATTCCGCCATCTCCATTACTTTTTGTTGAATGATGGCTTTGGGAGTCTTGGCAATGCGCAGTGGTGATGCGATGTTTTCATATACCGTCAGGTTCGGATAGTTGATGAACTGCTGGTACACCATTGCCACGTTGCGTTTCTGCACCGGCACACCGGTTACATCCTTGCCATCGACCAGCACCTGACCGGAGGTGGGCTGTTCGAGACCGGCCATCAGCCGCATCAGGGTAGTCTTCCCTGATAACGTGGGGCCAAGCAGGATGTTGAGTGTCCCGGCTTCCAAGGTCAGGGAGACGTCACGGATGTGATGTTCCTTGCCGACCTTTTTGCAGACATTTTGTAACTCGAGCTGCATTGTTTCGCCTTTTATGGTTGTAGTTTATTGATATCTTAGTCGTATTCCTGACTAGCCGCACTTTATTTTGTTTATAAAGGGTCCCCTGCCGGGACGCCTGCTTTACCAGTTCTTATCGTTTAAACTCTTTCATCCAGTTTTCGAGCTTCGCTTTTTGTTCATCACTGAACTCCAGACCAAGTCTGGTTCGCCGCCAGAGAACATCGTCAGCACTTTTGGCCCACTCGTGCTTCATCAGGTATTGCACCTCAAACTGGTAGAGGTTGGAGCCGAAACATTCACCCATATCTTCTCTGGAAGTTATGCCGGCAACCATGGTTTTTGCTCTGGTGCCGTAATGACGCACAAGTCTTCTGGCATGTTCAGCATCGAGAACGGGGCAGCATGCTCGCAGTGAGTTCACTTCGTCCTCAAAGCCTGAATGGGGGAAGTCTCCTCCGGGCAGACTGGCTCCAGCGGTCCAGGGGGCACCCATCTGTGGGAAATATTCTTCCAGCTTTTCCAAAACTGATTCCGCCAGTTTGCGATAGGTAGTAATTTTTCCACCGTAAATGGAAAGCAAAGGGGCTCTGCCGTTTTCTTCATCGAGTTTCAGCACGTAGTCGCGAGTGATTGCCTTGGCATCGCTGGTGCCGTCATCGAAAAGAGGGCGGATTCCTGAATAGCTGCTGACCACTTCCTGGGGACTGATGTTTTTGGTGAAATACTCATTTGCCGCAGAGCAGAGATACTCTGTTTCTTCAGCGCTGATTTCGACGAGGTCGGGATCGCCCTGAAAATCGACATCCGTGGTTCCGATCAGGGTGTAGCGGTTGTTTTCATAGGGGATGGCGAAAATAATACGACCATCGCTATTTTGAAAAATATAGGCTTTTGAGTGGTCAAAGAGTTTATCAACTATAATATGGCTGCCCTTGACCATCCGGATGTGTTCCGTGCCGTGCTTGTACTCGATGCCGGCGAGTGTTGTATCCATCCAGGGGCCGCTGGCATTGATAAGGCACTTTGCCTGGATCTTGTGTTGCTCTTTTGTCTCATTGTTTTCAAGAGTAATGTTCCAGAGGTCGTTTTCACGATTTGCATGGATACAGCGGCTGCGGGTTTCCACCACAGCGCCTCGTTCGGCGGCATCCATGGCGTTCAACACCACCAGCCTGCTGTCATCAACCCAGCAGTCGGAGTACTCGAACCCCTTATGGTAGTCACCCTTGAGCGGGATGCCGGTCTCATCATTTGTCAGGTTGACTGTGGATGTGGCAGGCAGGATTTTTCGACCACCTATATGATCATAAAGAAACAAACCAAGACGTATCAGCCAGGAAGGGCGTAATCCCTTATGGTGTGGCAGGATAAAACGGAGTGGCCAGATGATATGCGGGCTATTTTTCAGGAGAACTTCACGTTCGGTCAAAGACTCTCTAACCAGTCGGAATTCATAGTACTCAAGGTAGCGCAGGCCACCGTGAATAAGTTTGGTTGAAGTAGACGAGGTGCCGTGGGCAAGATCGTGCTGTTCGCAGAGATAAACGGACAGGCCTCGGCCTGCGGCATCCCTCGCAATCCCACATCCATTAATTCCACCGCCGATGACGAAGATATCATATACCGGGCTATTCATGGTGCTTCTCTCAACGCATCAGTCCCAAAGTGCAGAAACCTGGTTTCGTCTTTAGCTATAAATACTTTCGATATTTGATTTAAATGTTACTTAATCGAAATAAAATATCTATTCAAGCGAAAATGTGACGGTTTTTTTAAATCCCGTGGGCAGGCAACAAAGGTGAGGTTAGGAAGAGTCTTTCGAGAGTGTTAACTACCCTTGCGAAAGTTGGCTTTGCACCCGTTTTCGACTTAACAGACTTTTGGGGGATGGAGCGAAGAAACAGTGAGATAAAATTTCACTTTAATCTTAGTCGAAACGTTCTGTGTAAAGATACATGCAACTCCTCGTTCTCATCCTATGGGGTGACCACAATGACTTCAACTCCATGGTCTCTGCAAATGGAACATAGTTTATCTGGGAGTTCCCCGTCCATTACTATAGTGTTGATTTGTGAGATGTGCCCTATACGAACCGGAGCGTTTCGCCCGAGTTTCATTTTATCTGCAACCAGGATCACATGCCGGGCATTGGCGATAATAGCCTGGGCGACACGTACCTCCCTGAAATCATAATCAAGAAGAGAGCCGTCCTCGTCAATGGCAGAAACACCTATGACTGCATAGTCGACCTTGAACTGGTTGATGAAGTCGACGGCAGCGACCCCGACAATACCACCATCGGAGCGCCGGACCAGTCCGCCTGCGATAATGAGTTCAATGCCCATGAAATTTTTCATGATATGGACAGCATTGACATTGTTGGTGATAACCAGCAGGCCGTGATGGTCCTTGAGAGCGTGGGCGACCTGTTCGGTAGTCGTGCCGATGTTTATCAGCATGGAGCTGTTGTCAGGAATAATCTGTGCAGCTTTGGCACCGATCGCCTTTTTGCTGGAGGGTGCCAGCAGGCGTCGAGCCTCGTAGCTGACGTTTTCTATCCCTGAGCCGACGATTGCCCCGCCATGTACGCGTTGGAGCAACTGCTTTTCGCAGAGCTCGTTCAGGTCTTTACGGATGGTCTGGGGAGAAACGCCAAAGGAGCGAGACAGTTCTTCGACGTCTACGCGGCCGTGTTCTCGAGCGATGGCCAGAATTTCATTTTGCCGGGTGGAGAGATATTCCATTCGTCTACCTAAGCTGGTTTCTGTCAAATGAGTTAATAGCGGCCATTATTGTGTAATTACCAGGCAATGTCAAATTGAATTTCGAATGAAACCGGGAAGGTGTTAAAGTGAGTGGTCGCGTTGCAAGAGAAGGGCTAAGTCGAAAGGTTTATGTCGGTTAAACTGGAATTCGGCGCCTTTTTTACAGCCATACTTGTAAATTCCGCTTTAGCCTGTATACTGCCTTGCGATTTTTTTCAGGGACCACAGTTGACAATTTCCCAGACATACTTTTTCCCGAGGTGGGTATGAACCGTATTCAAGCCAAT of the Desulfosediminicola ganghwensis genome contains:
- a CDS encoding ABC transporter substrate-binding protein, which translates into the protein MIKKLATAAAVLALMAGPASADMDSAKKWVEGEFQPSTLSQEEQMSEMEWFIKAAEPFKGMEINVVSETITTHEYESKTLAKAFTEITGIKVTHDLIGEGDVIEKLQTQMQSGKNIYDAFINDSDLIGTHFRYQQVVPLTDWMEGEGKDVTNPGLDLDDFIGISFTTGPDGKLYQIPDQQFANLYWFRYDWFKRPDLQKKFKDIYGYDLGVPVNWSAYADIAEFFSEKVKEIDGERVYGHMDYGKKDPSLGWRFTDAWLSMAGAGDAGIPNGLPVDEWGIRVEGCSPVGSSVERGGATNGPAAVYALTKYIDWLKKYAPPEAAGMTFSEAGPVPAQGAIAQQIFWYTAFTADMAKPGTPVVDENDNPKWRMAPSPHGPYWTEGMKLGYQDAGSWTLMKSTPVDRRKAAWLYSQFVISKTVSLKKTHVGLTPIRESDIWDESFTERAPKLGGLVEFYRSPARVQWTPTGTNVPDYPKLAQLWWQNVADAVTGDKTPQEAMDSLAAQQDKVMMRLERAGIQGECGPKLNEKKDPSFWLNQPGSPKPKLDNEKPQGMTIDYDELVKSWQAAKK
- a CDS encoding DUF2160 domain-containing protein is translated as MDLSWMAWTKPTAIFFIIIACFLVTLTVWELLVPGGAPRKGLLRFETTRGDRLFISLLGSAYINILWLAFTSLSLWWALAIAVVFALFVFTFV
- a CDS encoding carbohydrate ABC transporter permease produces the protein MRKRRLKWIVPTVYIIFLLLPIYWLINMSLKTNTEILSVFSLWPKDLTLDNYRVIFNDPSWYSGYINSMIYVSINVVISVSFALPAAYAFSRYSFVGDKHLFFWLLTNRMAPPAVFALPFFQLYSSVGLFDTHLAVALAHCLFNLPLAVWILEGFMSGVPKEVDETAFIDGYSWPRFFVKIFIPNIASGIGVTAFFCFMFSWVELLLARTLTSVNAKPISAIMTRTVSASGLDWGVLAAAGVLTIVPGALVIWFVRNHIAKGFALGRV
- a CDS encoding carbohydrate ABC transporter permease is translated as MEKQVNQKAWFMVLPVFLLVAFSAIIPLMTVVNYSVQDTFGNNQFFWVGLDWFKEIIHSDRFHSSFMRQLLFSGIILAIEIPLGICIALAMPKKGWGVPVCLVTMALPLLIPWNVVGTIWQIFGRVDIGLLGHTLAALGIDYNYTQDPLAAWITVIVMDVWHWTSLVVLLCYAGLCSIPDAYYQAAKIDSASRWSVFRYIQLPKMQRVLLIAVLLRFMDSFMIYTEPFVITGGGPGNSTTFLSIDLVKMAIGQFDLGPAAAMSLIYFLVILLLSWVFYTVMSNIGEESKGGA
- a CDS encoding ABC transporter ATP-binding protein, translated to MAHITLKEIAHSYTGESDNPDDFALKRLDLTWRDGGAYALLGPSGCGKTTLLNIISGLLKPTRGQILFNDADVTSLPTEQRNIAQIFQFPVIYDTMTVYENLAFPLKNRGRTKKEIKPRVIELARMLGLEESLYTKAQHLTADAKQKISLGRGLIRQSVNAILFDEPLTVIDPQLKWELRSQLKHLHKQFGFTMIYVTHDQTEALTFADEVVVMYEGEIVQVGTPKDLFERPEHTFVGYFIGSPGMNLLECKLEGDKARINGHQIQLGSSYATPASANVKLGVRPEHLTIVPPDQEGLPVKILKVDDIGRHKIVRVALGESEMNVVMPELAAMTADTASLIINPENINIYVDEHRVTGEVQ
- a CDS encoding ABC transporter ATP-binding protein → MQLELQNVCKKVGKEHHIRDVSLTLEAGTLNILLGPTLSGKTTLMRLMAGLEQPTSGQVLVDGKDVTGVPVQKRNVAMVYQQFINYPNLTVYENIASPLRIAKTPKAIIQQKVMEMAELLKLTEMLQRTPQELSGGQQQRTALARALVKGADLVLLDEPLANLDYKLREELREEFPRIFAATGAIFVYATTEPSEALLLGGNSAPLHEGRVTQFGETLKVFKRPDNLITAQIFSDPPLNLLPMVKSNDDLKFNGHIKVSLDSCGSELANLGNGNYTVAFRPNHVTLQRQSENDIAVQTRVAVTEITGSESFVHVDLAGLRWVVLAQGIHNIDIDTNIEVYLDPARFYVFDSSDRLVVTPESIAMA
- the glpD gene encoding glycerol-3-phosphate dehydrogenase, yielding MNSPVYDIFVIGGGINGCGIARDAAGRGLSVYLCEQHDLAHGTSSTSTKLIHGGLRYLEYYEFRLVRESLTEREVLLKNSPHIIWPLRFILPHHKGLRPSWLIRLGLFLYDHIGGRKILPATSTVNLTNDETGIPLKGDYHKGFEYSDCWVDDSRLVVLNAMDAAERGAVVETRSRCIHANRENDLWNITLENNETKEQHKIQAKCLINASGPWMDTTLAGIEYKHGTEHIRMVKGSHIIVDKLFDHSKAYIFQNSDGRIIFAIPYENNRYTLIGTTDVDFQGDPDLVEISAEETEYLCSAANEYFTKNISPQEVVSSYSGIRPLFDDGTSDAKAITRDYVLKLDEENGRAPLLSIYGGKITTYRKLAESVLEKLEEYFPQMGAPWTAGASLPGGDFPHSGFEDEVNSLRACCPVLDAEHARRLVRHYGTRAKTMVAGITSREDMGECFGSNLYQFEVQYLMKHEWAKSADDVLWRRTRLGLEFSDEQKAKLENWMKEFKR
- a CDS encoding DeoR/GlpR family DNA-binding transcription regulator; the protein is MEYLSTRQNEILAIAREHGRVDVEELSRSFGVSPQTIRKDLNELCEKQLLQRVHGGAIVGSGIENVSYEARRLLAPSSKKAIGAKAAQIIPDNSSMLINIGTTTEQVAHALKDHHGLLVITNNVNAVHIMKNFMGIELIIAGGLVRRSDGGIVGVAAVDFINQFKVDYAVIGVSAIDEDGSLLDYDFREVRVAQAIIANARHVILVADKMKLGRNAPVRIGHISQINTIVMDGELPDKLCSICRDHGVEVIVVTP